The sequence AAAGTTAGACTCTAGCTGTCCAACACTGTTTCTGAAAACTAGGAACTTGCTTATGGAGTTGTCAAGCTCAGACTGTTGATACAATATGCGAGCAGAGGTTAATCTGTGTGCGGATATATCGCACGAAAGTTTCAACACGGTGTAACGGATGCAGGCTCAAACTGCTTTGCTCAGAAGCTAAGTCGCCGCTTTTCACTGTTCCCCTTgatgggaaaaaaaaaaaaaaattagtTCTTTTCTCCATCCGGGCTGTCTTAATCAATTAGATATTGAAAAGCACTCCATAGAAGCCCATTTCCTATATTGATTTCCATTAAGGTGAATGAACTCTTGGGGCAATGAAATATTGTGCATAACGTTACCCGACCAAAACTGGGTGACCCAGCGAAAAATCCAATCTTAGCTGGGAACGAGAGAACGGGCCTGTAATGCATCCACATGTGGGAATCTGTCGAGTTGCAGCTTGAAAAATATGTAGCGAGCGCAACCATGCCGAATCCCCTCTGCTGGCCACAACGAAGAAAGAAAACTGAGAACGACCCCCGTCGGATGGTGTATCACAATTATAAAGTTAGCCTGGAAGCTCCGCACGCATCGCAATTCTCCGGAATTACGCCTCCGCTGCAGGTTCCGCGGTCCTCCGGCTATACGGGAATTGAGGCCATCCAGGCTGGCGGGTGGTGGCAGCTGCCTTGCATTTTACGGCAAGACAAAGCCTAATGAGAGCATCGCAGTCTGGAAGCCTATCAGATTGGTCACGTCCCTGCTTCAATCCCGAGGATGTGGGAGGATTGACTGCCTTTAAATCCTCGAGGGCTGAACCGATGATTTCAAGCGGGCTGGCGGACGCTGTTGGTGTGAGGGTGCAGAATCCGCGGCATTCATGTCAAGGGCTTCACGATTAGACTTTAAAAGCGGGAACCCCTACCAATAAAACGTCATAAAGAGAGGAGCTCGGGATGCAAGGCTGACCGGCATGTGCTATGTACATAACCACATATATTGCAGGCCGCCTGCAGTTTCATTGACTGCCTTTCCCCGGAATCACGGAGCTCTCTCTGCGAGCCATCGTTAGACGTCTGCAGGTGGAATACAGCGCCAAAATCGGGGAAGTCCTTTCTCGTATCTCATTATTAGCATCATTTGCGACGATGGCTGGAGTGGTGTGAACTTGGTGGAATGATGTAACCGTATGAATGTACTgcgtgtacggagtatatccCGGTGTTTCGACAGTCAAAGGCACTGCTGGGAAAGGTTCAGCGAGGGGCTCAGGTGCGTGGAGCCCTCGCTGTGCCAGTGACCAACAGACTCTCGCTCACAGAACTCACCATTCGTCAGCCTTACGAAGAGTTAACGAGTTAGTGAGTATGGAAAACTCAAACACGCTGACGATGTCGATGAGAGGAGAAAAGAGGGTCCATCCCGAGCCACGCTACATGGATAGCTGCAAAGTTCGCGGGCTGATCGGGCTCACCGTCCCTCGACGCTTCGTCGTCCAGCTGTCGGGTGTGAAACCGCTGTTGGCAGCCCGGCCTATGGCATCGCAAAGATAGGCGCTATTTGAATCGCAGtgcggagtactccgtacggagtacagtagCCTTCAAATAACTAGCGCCATTCAGCGGCTCCAGACCGGTCCCGCTGAATGGCGCTTTGGTGAAGGACTCGTCGTTCTCGCGCTACtattcttcttttccccctcccCAAATTTGCCCAGGTTCACACGGTTATTATTATCTGCATACCTACAAAAAGTATGcatgcatgtatgtatgtatgtatgtgctCCGTTTCTGTGCCTGTCGTGACGACGCACTACGCCACCCGACGGGCTCAGCTGCATCCTTGACGGGCTGGCAGTCCACTAGTTGGTTAATCGGTTAGCTTGCCAACCTCGCAGAACCCTGTCGGCTGCAGCAGAAGCGACGCTGCCTGCCAACTGCGATCCGTTTCCATGACTAAGGCGGTCATAAGCCTTTGCGTTGCCCGTCAGATCCAGGGACGTTTTCCTTTCCTCACGGCTGGAATGGAAGAGACACCCTCTCTCGCCTGTTGAACTCCCGTCCCCCCTCTCTTTCTCCTGACGATGGGCATCCCTTATCACTGATTGATCCGCCTCAGTTACTCAAAGATTCGCTCGTTAGCCCCGCTTCGCAACTTCTGTACCTCCATCCACCCAGGACGCTCCCATCGTCTCTCGTTTCGTTCAGATGCCAATGCCGTGACGCTGAACAAAGATGGGCTCCCATCGTTATTCAGAACTTGGACGCAGCCTGGGAATATTTGGTGACCAGCTGCCATGGTACTGGAAGCTCTTCGCAAGCGGTTCAGCGTGGCTGCTTTTGGCTGGGTACGTGTTCCAAAGGATTCAGCGTAATTGCGGACAGCAAGACACCTCTGATGGGCCATTGCTTACCGACCTTTCAGGTTCCTGATTTTCCCTCTTTCTATGGATTACGAGAATTCGGATTTAGGAGGAAATAGACAAGCATTGATTGCGGTATCTCTGGCGCTGGTTGTCGTCGCATCGATTAACTGCGTAATATATTGTGTGAGATGGAGAAAGGCCTATGAGCTCGTGGATTCTATCTTTTTGTATGCACCCCCTACCCATGCTGCTTCATCTGGAAAGTGACATTTAACTTGATTTTTCCCAGGGCTTACCTCGGCTCAAGTATCACCGGTCTGTTAAATCTCGTCTTGAATACCGTCCTTCGAAGTCTACCCCTCGACACTTTGGCCATCGCCGCCATCGTTATATGCTCCATTTTCACAGTCGGATGCGCTATAGCCGTCCTCTATCATTGGCGTGATGAGTTCTCAGCGTCCGGACTCAAAAGGAAGCGGCGACGGCGCAGAGACCACCGCCTCGATGACACCGAGCTGCAGAGACGACAACTGCTCAAACTGCTCTCGAAGAACTCTGATCGAGCACCCAGTCCAGATGTGACTCAAAACACCTTCAGGATTGATATTCCTGATCCTACCGTTGAGAGGGATGAAGAATCAAACGCCATGCCGCAGCAACCATCCGAATTTCCCCTCGCACGGCCACTTCCAACAACCAGCTATAACCTAAAGAGGCATACCATATCGTCCATTCGTTCATCTACTCCCGACAGCGTGAAGAAATACAGCCCTGTCGACTCGGATCAGTCCCGCCAACCCAAATATCCAATTGCCGAATTGGGCGACCTCTAACAGCTTAATGCTGGGTCTTGTGAAACTTGAGCActtccatttttttttcattgCTGCGGGGCGGATTCCCTTAAACAttgataataatatataaagAGGCCAGCCGGTATTTGTTCGGTTCATAGTTTCTAGATATTTAGGATTGATTTTACCAGCGGTGCTCGGAGCCTGGAGGCATGTGGATCCGATGTATAACTGCTTATTGACCAACTTGTGCAGAAACAGGATTCTTAACCTGTTTATGAATTTTTGGGCATCTGGCTTTCCGCCATTTATGGGATATGAATTGCGTCTGTTTAACTGTCAACAGCACAAAACCTAAATAAGACATTGTGGGAATTCTTTACAACAGTACCCCACagattttaattttttctgGGGTCCAACTTACGGGAGCCAGGAGCATTGTTTAATTCATCAGTCATTGTGTACTATGATATGCTTATGCACAATAGGGGTTGATGCTTTTTCCATTCGCACGACCGGTGTACAAAGGTGCTTACTTCAAGAATGCACCGTTCGTTTTTGCGATCTGCTCATCATAGTACCCTTGGAACGCCAGCCAACCTTTCTCTGGCCCCCCGACTTGTTTTGCTGTAATTTCAGCCTCCTCTTTATTGATCATGATCTTCTTATACCCAGATCCATTTGCCGCCGCATCTGCCAACAATTGTGCGTGGCAAGTCTTATCCAAGCTGATGAACCAAAATGCCGCCTCATCCACACTCTCTCCAACAGTCAACAGTCCGTGATTCTGCAAAATCACGGCCTTCCCGTCACCCAACGCCTTCGCAATACGAATTCCCTCCTCTCGATCGAGCACTACGCCTCCAAAATTGTCGTACACTGCGTGGGATTTATAGAAGCGGAGAGCATCTTGTGTCATCATATCCAACTCCCTTCCAAACACCGAAAATGCCTTTCCATGCACACTGTGGGCGTGACAGGCAGCATTGACATTTGGCCGCGCCTTATGGATCTCGGAGTGGATAGAGAATGCTGCCGAGTTGATGGGCTCATCGCCGATGACAACCTCTCCGTCTTCGTTGACCAAAATGAGATCAGAGACGCATATTTGGGAAAAGTGCTGTGAAAGCGGATTCAACCCTACAGCTCGATGCGGTTATTATGCGACTTACTTCTCTGCCTAAGGACGCCATGGGGAAAAGAGACAAATCGCATACAAAAATGATCCGTCAGTATTGGATCTCGCACTGAAATATGCCCTGCCACACCCTCGTCGAAACCGCGATCTGCGAATACTCGAAATGCAGCTGCTAGATGCTGCTTGCGATATAGACGCTCGTCTTCGAGGGTGTCGAACTTGGGATAGGTTCTGATACGGAGCTGTTTGCCCGCGACTGTCCGGTTGTTCATCTGAACTTGCTCGATTACTTGTCCGTGCTCACTGCTCTGAGTAGGGTTGGCGTCATCGGCGTGGCCCTGCTTTTGGGGCACGGGGGATGCTGCAGGTGCCTCAACGACGGAGGGAGCCATCTTGTTCCTTTGTTTGTggttttcctttcctttacTCTTAGTTTGGCGTTATGCTTTTCCCCTTGTATCCTTGTTTGTGTAATTCCGGGTTCCTATATATACCAAAATGCCATGCGGTCGGGGTTTCAATATGAGATGAGATGAATATGGCACAATTAAGTACTGCTCGCACCAAACTTGACAAATACGAATCAACGTCGTGTGACGCAACAACTCGGCCCGGAGTTTAGCCCCGGGTGATGAGGGCTGAGCCGGCAAGCCGCGCTGTGTTCTGAAATTGTAGACAAAAGAACAACAGCCTCCGTAGGATTCTTGATATTTCCACTACAATCCCGACTTGTAGGGTAGACTTATGGGATGTCCCATATGCGCTCGGAGCATCACCGCCTCTAAGATGttcttgattatcttatcCACACAGATGTGCTTGGGGCAGGAACCCGGAACGGGTCCTCAGATGAGCTTAGTCCATATGCCGGCGTCCGCGAAGTGGACTAACCAGGTAGTTTACTCCGCAGCAACAGTTCAAAACTAGGGAATCGGCAAAATCCCACTTCAGCAAATAGCCGCAATGCCGATTTATCTCGTTAATCGGCATATGACCATAGCTCTCGCCGTGTTCTAACGGGCGATCTCTCCGAACTCAGCCGGGGCTGGAGCTACATGGGAAGGATTCCCGGAACTACGGCACTTATTTCGGGGTTACCGATCTTTGACTACATAATATTATCCATCCAGGATTCTTAGAATTAAGAGATTTCGGAGGAAACCCCATCGAGCTTGCTGAAAGACGGGAAAACTGCATATGGATTGACGTTGGAAAGGAAGAAATTGATCAATCCGCCTTAACGTAGCTTTAGAAGGAAAAATTGAAATAGGAGGGGGCTGATGCCAGTGGTCCAGGAAGAAgctaaagaagaaaggatAAGCATATCAAGAGCACTCCGTAAGATGAGAGCCTGTTTCCTGCAGCTATTTAGGCCCTGACGATGATCCCAAGTTGAAGCTCCACAGTCAAGAGTGGAGAACCGAATATAGGAACCAACTTTGAAAGAAGCTTATATCTAACCTTGAAGTCGCGACCGGAACCACGGGGATCGGTATATCATTTCCATGCATCATGCCACAATTTCTACCTTAGAAGGCTGAAAAATAGTTGGCGCAAGGAAAGAATGAGGTCTGAAGTTTGGGGTTTCGACGGGCCCACGTAGGTAGCAAGGCGCTGCCGCATTTTGGATACCCAGGCTTGTATTCTCTTCCTGGCTTCATACCTTCAACCCTCGCATATCCATATTGCTTGAAAGCAAAAGCCTTGCTTCTCTTCCGTTTTTGAGTTTTCTTTGTGCCTGGAAGCGGCCGGTTAATTATAATTGTGAACTCTGACTTGCAACCATCCGAGGTTACCCTACATTGCCGTTCCTCAAGTTCAACTACGTCAGAGATCTTTCCAGCTAGCTAACTCAGGCAATACTCAACACGAATAGAAAGAGAGGCAAGTGGATTCAATTTAGATGTACATAGATGCATTTCAATGGAAAATGACATTCTATGCACTCACGATGAAACTGATCAGGTCCATTCTTGTGGCATGCATCATGCTATTCCTCACATACACATTGTGCCACTGGAAATTTATGAAAGGTGGTTCTCCGTGGGGCGGTTATGCAGATTTAAGATATCTAAGCTAACAGCCCTGTTTGGAAATGGCTTTCTAGATACACCCAGCTATAGAGAGAGTAATATCCACAAGGCTTTGATAGCAGCAAAGACGAAGGCAGAAGACATACGGTGGATCCATGATACCTGCTCAGAATTGTACGTTCATGCCTCCAGCGCCAATATCCCCattctctccttttgcttACCTAGCTTATATCACTAGAAACCACACAGCGTTTATCTATACGACCGAGACGCCGCCCGAGAGTGACTTATTGATCCCGCGATCGGCTAGAGGCCGCGAGGCAGCCGCTTACCTATCTTTCATCATTGATTATTACCACGAACTCCCTGCATATTCGATCTTCATTCACGCCAATCAAGAGCAATGGCACAATGACCTCTTTGGACCCAGAACCCGAGACGTTCTCCGACATCTCCGCTATGAGGCTGTCGATGCTCAAGGATATGTTAATCTGCGCTGCATGGAAAATCCCGGATGCCCAATCAGCGCAAATCCACTGAATCCCACACAGAACGATATTAGTCGAGACGATGTGCGGGCGCATCTGGCGGAGATCTATATGGACTTGTTTGCGGTTCCTCGCGAAAATGTGCCGAAACATATTGGTGGAGTCTGCTGTGCACAGTTCGCCGTTAGTCggaaacaaattctgaggAGGCCAAGAAGGGACTATGAACGGATGCTGAGATGGGTTGCAGAGACGCAGACAACAGATGATTTTGGTGTAGGTTGGGTGATGGAGAAAGTGTGGCATATCGTCTTCGGCATGGAGGCTATTTAGTAAGTACATCAGCTTCCCTCGTCCCTGAGAGTCTGTCCCATCGACATCAACATCGACTCATAACCAGGGCTGTTAACTCATCAAATCAACAGCTGTCCACAATACAACCAATGTCGCTGTGATAATTATGGGTGGTGCGGGCCACTGCAGTCCGGCGATATACTGACGCCAGTAGCAGCGGCAAGGAATTGAACTCCGTTCTGAGGCGGAGGGGTGACGGTCTCGTAAACCGTCACTGCATGACTGTCATAGCCACCGACACCAACTATCCTTGGCCtgaaagcagaaaaagacaCCCGAGAGGCCGAGTTTGGAGGTGAGGACGTATTATGGATAACCGAACACACCCCCCAGGCGGTTGGCCTTTTTTGCCCAATATGGTCTAAGAGGTTTGGTTTCCAAGGTTTGGTTTCAGCGGAATAACCACGGCCCGAAAACTGACTAATACTGGCCTTGGCGCGAATCCGCCGGGCTGGCCCTGAGGCTGAACCTCGGCATCACCGAAAACCGCCAGAGCAGCCTTGACAGGACGCTGGGAGCGCTTCTGCAAACTGCTCTTTGATCTTTCACTATGCTCTTCGTGATAGGTGCAAATGGCAATTGCCTTTACTATGTAGTTTGCGCCCGTTTGACTGTCCGTGAAGCCTCCCATCCTGACTGTATATTATCCCGAGGAAGATACAGTTTTACGACATATCCGAGCCGTAAATTCGGCAACGCCTCCAGAGCATAATGAACGGGTCAAGGTTGACCCCGCAAGCCGAATGGCTCGACTCTTCTTGAGAGCTGCTAGGCCGAGCTTGTTCCACGATGCCTTGCCCGAGCACCAGACTTTTATCACATTCTCCCTCCCCGTTGACTTACGAATCCTTTTGCTGTATTCCCAGTTTCTCAAACGATCTTATAGACTCAGTGTACAGTTCCGAATAGAGCTACCCTTGAGTTTCACAATGGCAGCAGCACAGCAAGAAGTCAAACTCCGAAACTTTGACAGCATCTTTTCCCTTGAGGGCAAGGTTGCAGTCGTCACCGGTGGCTCTCGAGGTTTGGGATTACACTCTGCGAGCGGGTTTGTTGCTATCTCCATACAGAGCTCTTTCCCTCCCGTCTGTAGCTCTTTTCATACTGATTCGCGTTAAGTCTCCTCCAAGCGGGCTGCTCCAAAGTCTACATTACTTCACGCAAAGCGAAGGCATGCGAAGAAGCTGTTGCCGCTTTGAATGCCCTGCCAAACAAGCGTCCGGGTGCCCGGGCCATCTCGATCCCTGCAGACAGCTCCAAGTTATCAGAGATCGAGCGACTAGTTGCCGAAGTAAAGAAAACAACTGACCATGTCGACATCCTGTTTGCCAACGCCGGAGCCACTTGGGGAGAGAAGTTCGAGACACATCCCGAGCCAGCGTTCCAGAAGGTCATGGATCTGAACGTCAAGAGCGTTTTCTACTGTGTGCAGAAGTAGGCCTCTCTGATCCCCGGCCTTATCTCCTTGGTTGAACTAACAAGGATCCTAGATTCGCTCCTCTCCTCGAGGCTCGTGCCACTATTGAAGATCCCTCCCGTGTCATCATTACAGCCTCCGTGGCCGGAATAATGGTCGGTAGCATGGGGAATAACGCCACCTTCAGTTACTCCGTTTCCAAGGCCGCCGCCATCCATCTCGCCAAGAACCTTGCTGTCGCCCTGGGACCGCGGCACATCCTGTCAAATGCAATTGCACCGGGGTTTTATCCGTCCAAAATGGCCAACGAACTCATGAAGATCCAGGGGGGAAAGGATAAATTGGCAGAGCATAGCCCTAATAAGAAGTTGGGCGAGCCTGAGGATATTGCCGGCCTAGTGGTATTCTTGTCGAGCAGAGCAGCCAGCCATATTAACGGAGCCTGTATTACGACGGATGGTGGCGCGCATTTGAAGGGGCGGATGTAAATATAGGACGAATACCGTCTTGATATCTTTAGGTATATACACCCATTACTATTTGGAAGTAGATTAGACGAATACCCTATATCTCGAGGCTATCCGCTGCCCTCCCATCGGTATAGACGTATATATACTAGTAAGATTGAATCGCATCTTAGATACGGttatatataaatatttGATAAACCTCAGCTGTCACGAGGTGTCATAGGTGCCGGGTTTCACAGCTTTACCGGGCTAGATTTCGAACCATTCAGGGCCTTgtcaatcaaatccatggCATGATATAAGTCGTAGTCATGCAATTTGGGCGTCAATACCTGAATGCTGAGTGGTGAATTAAGGTAGACGCGTCGGTTCACGGTATTTGAATTCCCTGGAATTGAAAAGATTGTTAGGATACGGACAAGAGCTAAGAGAGACAGGAGGCTTCAAGAACATACACAGCTCTCTGTTTCTCTTATCCCAACTTGTCAAAATCTTAGAGTCCATCTCCTTTCCCAGGTCCAGGTCTGCTTCGTTGAAATTCCGCACCGGAATTGTACCAGCCGGATAGTCCAACAGAACCCAGCTCGATGTATAACCGACAGCGTTATATCTGTCCAGCTCTGGGACTGGATGCGGAGCTACGGGATGGATGATCGCATCGACCTTTCTTGTCTGATCTGCACCCCTCGTCCACATCTCCATCATGGCTTTCTcgatttcttctctcttgGCTTGGAGGTCGAATACCTGTGCCAACGTCTTCGGTTTTCCTCGTTTGGTTTTGCCCTGGAGCCAAGGAATGAGACTCTCGCCTGTATTCTCGATAAGGTCGACCATGAAACCGCCTCCGTCAACCGCCATCAGCGCATTGGCGAGGCTTTGGCAGTCACCAAGTGCTTTTGGAACTGGAATTTCCACGACTTCAACGCCTTGAACGCCGGCAAGCTTCTGGGCGACTTCATCAAGTAATTTAGCAATTGGTGGAAGCGGAGGAATACGGCCATCAGAACGCAGAATTCCAATGGTGAATTTCCGCGGCTCGCCTTCTCCTAATGCAGGCGTTTCACTCGCCCATTTCCCGGGGATACAATCTACACCCCATAATTCTGATCGTGGAACAATCTCTTTCATCACAACGTTGATGTCGGACATGGATCGTGCAATCGGCCCAGCCACGGCTTGGATCGAGGTCCTCCCTCTGCCTAGCACCATGGCACTTTCTTGGCCGCCAAAAGGAACTCGTCCATTGCTAGGTTTGAATCCATATATTCCGTTACACATTGCCGGAATGCGGATACTGCCGCCAATATCAGTGCCCATTCCAATCATAGAGCCTCGCATGGCTACGAGGGCACCTTCACCACCCGAGCTTCCTCCTGCCGTAAGTTGGCGATTCAACGGGTTCAGGGTTCGGCCAAAAAGATTGTTTACGCTGTCCAAAGCCGCAAGAGTTTGGGGAATGTTGGTTTTCGTAATGATAACTGCTCCAAGAGAGTATAAAAGGTCCACCAAAGGTGCATTCTTCTTAGCAGGCTTGAATGCAAGACTGGCCAAGCCGGTGGTGGAGTCAACTCCCTCAACATCAAATGTGTCTTTGACTGAAACAACAAGGCCATGCAAAGGGCCATAAGGCTTTCCGGTTCGCTTGAGATGAGCGTCAAGGAAAGATGCACGTTTCAGGGCAGAGTCGAAGAGAGGCTCGGTGAGGCACCGCGTGAGTTGGTGAGCTATGGCCGCACGCTGTCATCGAACATTAGACCATATCTGTATAGTTCCAAAATTCGGGAAGGTATATTATAATGCCAATGGATGCCAGCGACTGGCATAGAGTCTATATAGCTCATCGTCTTCTACCTACCTTACAAAAGGCCTCGCACACCTCCGTGACCGTCAGTCGTCCAGAGGCCATCTCCCCCAATAGCCCTTTGACATCCCACTTCTCAGTGATTTCCAATTGCTTTGTGCTTAAAAGCCCGCACTGTCTCGGGATATCCATGACATTAATGGCATCATATTTCGTGTTTGCAACCGACTCTTCAGGCGAATGCATCCCAGCAGGGATCCATTTGGCTGGAAGGCGCCATTCTTTGGGTATCTTTGAGTCGAGCTGGGCTAGCTTCTGGCGCGAGATCTCCTTGAACGCTGGTTCAGTGGACATGGTGGGAAGATAGAACCGACTTCGTTAGATAAGTTTAAGGGTAAAATATTGGGAGTGATGCTCAACGTGCGGTTGTAACCTAGTCAAGCTGGATGCAATATCTATTGTATCACTGTCAACCACGCAACTAACTGGGACAGCTACAATGCATGTCCGAAAAATTAACAGATTATGAATGGCGAAGATGAAGCTTCCATCATCCGAACGGGCTTTTTGGAGCTTCCCCATCTTCGAGGATCTCCTCTGCCACTAATCTAGGTTGGCTCCAATCTACCGGCGGCAGTTCATCGAAGGGATGGAACTGTGTTATAAATAATATTCCAGACTCACGACCCTGAGAGCGCCCCCATTTGATGCCTGGTAGTAGAGAATGATGCATTCAAATGAGTTTGACGTGCACGTGAGGTATTGCTGCGCTTAAGGTAAAATTAACTAGCTACGCGGGCTCGCGCACCACATCTACAGGAAGCAGACACGCGGGTACACCTAGCTGGGAGATAGTGGCTCCATTATAGATCTTGCTTTATTCCTGAGAAAATGTCTCAGATGCTTATTTCGGCGACGAAGCGTGCCATGTTTAGTTATCTTACGAATAAGACTGGATTTTATGGCCGGCCACAGGGATTTCGATATGCTATGCAATTGTGTTAATTGCAGGTTCTTTGGGAATACGTATAGAAGCAATATAGTCCACTACACACTTCGTAGAGATCAACATCCCCAGTGGGCCC is a genomic window of Coccidioides posadasii str. Silveira chromosome 3, complete sequence containing:
- a CDS encoding uncharacterized protein (EggNog:ENOG410PTTJ~TransMembrane:4 (i21-46o58-80i92-109o121-144i)) — its product is MGSHRYSELGRSLGIFGDQLPWYWKLFASGSAWLLLAGFLIFPLSMDYENSDLGGNRQALIAVSLALVVVASINCVIYCVRWRKAYELVDSIFLAYLGSSITGLLNLVLNTVLRSLPLDTLAIAAIVICSIFTVGCAIAVLYHWRDEFSASGLKRKRRRRRDHRLDDTELQRRQLLKLLSKNSDRAPSPDVTQNTFRIDIPDPTVERDEESNAMPQQPSEFPLARPLPTTSYNLKRHTISSIRSSTPDSVKKYSPVDSDQSRQPKYPIAELGDL
- a CDS encoding uncharacterized protein (EggNog:ENOG410PKFB~COG:T,Z), whose product is MAPSVVEAPAASPVPQKQGHADDANPTQSSEHGQVIEQVQMNNRTVAGKQLRIRTYPKFDTLEDERLYRKQHLAAAFRVFADRGFDEGVAGHISVRDPILTDHFWLNPLSQHFSQICVSDLILVNEDGEVVIGDEPINSAAFSIHSEIHKARPNVNAACHAHSVHGKAFSVFGRELDMMTQDALRFYKSHAVYDNFGGVVLDREEGIRIAKALGDGKAVILQNHGLLTVGESVDEAAFWFISLDKTCHAQLLADAAANGSGYKKIMINKEEAEITAKQVGGPEKGWLAFQGYYDEQIAKTNGAFLK
- a CDS encoding uncharacterized protein (EggNog:ENOG410PVPM~COG:S); translation: MIPAQNCTFMPPAPISPFSPFAYLAYITRNHTAFIYTTETPPESDLLIPRSARGREAAAYLSFIIDYYHELPAYSIFIHANQEQWHNDLFGPRTRDVLRHLRYEAVDAQGYVNLRCMENPGCPISANPLNPTQNDISRDDVRAHLAEIYMDLFAVPRENVPKHIGGVCCAQFAVSRKQILRRPRRDYERMLRWVAETQTTDDFGVGWVMEKVWHIVFGMEAIYCPQYNQCRCDNYGWCGPLQSGDILTPVAAARN
- a CDS encoding uncharacterized protein (EggNog:ENOG410PHGE~COG:Q) — translated: MAAAQQEVKLRNFDSIFSLEGKVAVVTGGSRGLGLHSASGLLQAGCSKVYITSRKAKACEEAVAALNALPNKRPGARAISIPADSSKLSEIERLVAEVKKTTDHVDILFANAGATWGEKFETHPEPAFQKVMDLNVKSVFYCVQKFAPLLEARATIEDPSRVIITASVAGIMVGSMGNNATFSYSVSKAAAIHLAKNLAVALGPRHILSNAIAPGFYPSKMANELMKIQGGKDKLAEHSPNKKLGEPEDIAGLVVFLSSRAASHINGACITTDGGAHLKGRM
- a CDS encoding uncharacterized protein (EggNog:ENOG410PKDU~COG:I,J,T~BUSCO:3578at33183) produces the protein MSTEPAFKEISRQKLAQLDSKIPKEWRLPAKWIPAGMHSPEESVANTKYDAINVMDIPRQCGLLSTKQLEITEKWDVKGLLGEMASGRLTVTEVCEAFCKRAAIAHQLTRCLTEPLFDSALKRASFLDAHLKRTGKPYGPLHGLVVSVKDTFDVEGVDSTTGLASLAFKPAKKNAPLVDLLYSLGAVIITKTNIPQTLAALDSVNNLFGRTLNPLNRQLTAGGSSGGEGALVAMRGSMIGMGTDIGGSIRIPAMCNGIYGFKPSNGRVPFGGQESAMVLGRGRTSIQAVAGPIARSMSDINVVMKEIVPRSELWGVDCIPGKWASETPALGEGEPRKFTIGILRSDGRIPPLPPIAKLLDEVAQKLAGVQGVEVVEIPVPKALGDCQSLANALMAVDGGGFMVDLIENTGESLIPWLQGKTKRGKPKTLAQVFDLQAKREEIEKAMMEMWTRGADQTRKVDAIIHPVAPHPVPELDRYNAVGYTSSWVLLDYPAGTIPVRNFNEADLDLGKEMDSKILTSWDKRNRELWNSNTVNRRVYLNSPLSIQVLTPKLHDYDLYHAMDLIDKALNGSKSSPVKL